From a single Spongiibacter taiwanensis genomic region:
- a CDS encoding cysteine-rich CWC family protein → MKPQNPNAYCPLCQGQNHCAIAAGLPAGNCWCMDTPISPAAREAAHLHGEGDRCLCSRCGAEIPTQYSSQASHSDQPNDPDQ, encoded by the coding sequence ATGAAACCGCAAAATCCAAACGCTTACTGCCCCCTGTGCCAAGGGCAAAACCACTGCGCGATCGCCGCAGGACTGCCCGCCGGTAACTGCTGGTGCATGGACACCCCAATTAGCCCCGCCGCCAGAGAGGCGGCCCACCTTCATGGTGAGGGCGACCGCTGCCTCTGCTCACGCTGCGGCGCAGAAATACCGACCCAGTATTCGAGCCAGGCAAGTCATTCAGATCAACCAAACGACCCGGATCAATAG
- the smrA gene encoding DNA endonuclease SmrA, with translation MNPEDDLFAAEMAGVKPLVNDVRVALKRGEISKLSAEARRDAAQAKSGPQHGFSTSDIPILDPYYLLEFRRDGLQHGVFRKLKQGRYDIEARLDLHKMTVEQAGQQVFNFIRDAMAMDLRTVMIVHGRGFHNREGGAVLKSYINHWLPELEAVQGFCSAQPQHGGAGAVYVLLRKSERKKQENRDRFSRGRSTV, from the coding sequence ATGAACCCCGAGGATGATTTGTTTGCCGCAGAGATGGCCGGGGTGAAACCCTTGGTCAACGACGTGCGCGTTGCCCTCAAGCGCGGCGAAATCAGCAAGCTCAGCGCTGAGGCCCGGCGCGATGCGGCTCAGGCCAAAAGTGGCCCCCAGCACGGTTTCAGCACCAGTGATATCCCGATCCTCGATCCCTACTACCTGTTGGAGTTCCGGCGGGACGGTTTGCAACACGGCGTATTTCGCAAGCTCAAGCAGGGGCGCTACGATATCGAGGCGCGGCTTGATTTACATAAAATGACCGTCGAGCAGGCCGGGCAACAGGTGTTCAATTTCATTCGTGATGCCATGGCCATGGACTTGCGGACGGTGATGATTGTTCACGGCCGGGGGTTTCACAATCGGGAAGGCGGTGCGGTGCTGAAATCCTACATTAATCACTGGCTGCCGGAGCTGGAAGCGGTGCAGGGGTTTTGCAGTGCTCAGCCCCAGCATGGCGGCGCCGGGGCGGTATATGTGCTGCTGCGCAAGAGTGAGCGCAAAAAGCAGGAGAATCGGGATCGATTTAGCCGGGGGCGGTCAACGGTCTGA